A single genomic interval of Zunongwangia sp. HGR-M22 harbors:
- a CDS encoding glycosyltransferase family 4 protein, which yields MKKIVWLSNVSFSKELIRATGGWLQPLAMKLNHTGSFKMYNLALGNKAEEYDVDGISQIVILKKSDKALSLEVKSILDKIKPDLVHIWGTEGIWAAIYKNGFISFKTIIDIQGLLFAYTQFYYGGLSYLEIFKTITIKELIMPNRILTQRKNKFRERGYEEVEALKCFKHISYQSIWVKNHVQYINSKANLYATKILLRDSFYSSPKWKFKKNKGSPVIFSSSSAAVSYKGIHVLIKATKFLKRQYPNVKLRLAGNLMVGNKMIDGYSLFLKSLVDKNDLKDNVFYTGSLSEKEIVKELLACDVCVVPSFVETYCLAFAEAMILGVPVVASYAGAMPELAQDRKEALFYNSRDVVACASMIAQLIEDEKLASDISKYAIKRRELENAPELVLENQIQIYNQLI from the coding sequence ATGAAAAAAATTGTTTGGTTAAGTAATGTATCTTTTTCTAAAGAGCTTATAAGAGCTACAGGTGGTTGGTTACAACCATTAGCAATGAAATTGAACCATACCGGTAGTTTTAAAATGTATAATTTAGCATTAGGTAATAAAGCTGAGGAATACGATGTAGATGGTATTTCGCAAATAGTAATCCTTAAAAAATCGGATAAAGCTCTTTCATTGGAGGTAAAGTCTATTTTAGATAAAATAAAGCCTGATTTAGTGCATATATGGGGAACCGAAGGAATATGGGCAGCAATTTATAAAAATGGGTTTATAAGTTTTAAAACAATAATAGACATACAGGGGCTCTTATTTGCTTATACTCAATTTTATTATGGAGGCTTAAGTTATTTGGAAATTTTTAAAACCATTACAATTAAGGAGTTAATTATGCCTAATCGTATTTTAACTCAAAGGAAAAATAAATTTAGAGAACGAGGATATGAAGAAGTGGAAGCTTTAAAATGTTTTAAGCATATTTCTTATCAATCAATTTGGGTGAAAAATCATGTTCAATACATTAATTCAAAGGCTAATCTTTATGCTACTAAAATACTCTTGAGAGATTCTTTTTATTCTTCTCCGAAATGGAAATTTAAAAAGAATAAAGGTTCTCCAGTTATTTTTTCTTCGAGCTCCGCTGCTGTTTCGTATAAAGGTATTCATGTTTTGATTAAAGCTACGAAATTTTTAAAAAGACAATATCCTAATGTTAAGCTTAGGCTCGCTGGAAACCTAATGGTTGGTAATAAAATGATTGACGGCTATTCCCTTTTTTTAAAATCTTTAGTTGATAAAAACGATTTGAAGGATAATGTTTTCTATACGGGATCATTATCTGAAAAGGAAATAGTAAAGGAATTATTAGCTTGTGATGTTTGTGTAGTACCATCTTTTGTAGAAACTTATTGTCTAGCATTTGCTGAGGCGATGATCTTAGGGGTTCCCGTAGTAGCTTCTTATGCTGGTGCTATGCCTGAGCTTGCACAGGATCGTAAAGAAGCACTTTTTTATAACTCTAGGGATGTGGTGGCATGTGCTTCAATGATCGCTCAATTAATAGAAGATGAAAAGTTGGCTAGCGATATTTCAAAATATGCAATTAAAAGGCGCGAATTGGAAAATGCTCCTGAGTTAGTATTAGAAAATCAAATTCAAATTTATAATCAATTAATTTAA
- a CDS encoding acyltransferase yields MYYLYKITLKIRSIFTRKLEKLITIYLFKGNRIDYKTFRTRGIPYTMVAKNGRFSIDENFAMNNGIKGNPIGYYNRCTFFVNHHAELIIGKNVGISQTALICHHKITICDNVKIGGGVKIFDTDFHSLDPKIRASKEDVFHKAVAPVIIKENAFLGAGAMILKGVTVGENSIVGAYSLVTKDIPDNQIWGGNPAKFIKNV; encoded by the coding sequence TTGTATTATTTATATAAAATAACATTAAAAATAAGATCAATTTTTACCAGAAAACTGGAGAAATTAATAACGATTTATCTTTTTAAAGGTAACAGAATTGATTATAAAACATTTAGAACAAGAGGAATTCCTTACACGATGGTAGCTAAAAATGGAAGGTTTTCTATAGATGAAAATTTCGCTATGAATAATGGAATAAAAGGTAATCCTATAGGATACTATAATAGATGTACTTTTTTCGTAAACCATCATGCAGAATTAATTATAGGTAAGAATGTTGGTATTTCGCAAACAGCATTGATTTGTCACCATAAAATCACTATTTGTGATAATGTGAAGATAGGAGGAGGAGTGAAAATTTTTGATACGGATTTTCATTCCTTAGATCCAAAAATTAGAGCTAGTAAAGAAGACGTTTTTCATAAGGCTGTAGCACCAGTTATTATAAAGGAAAATGCTTTTTTGGGTGCAGGGGCAATGATCTTAAAAGGAGTTACCGTAGGAGAAAATTCAATAGTTGGAGCATATTCTCTAGTTACTAAAGATATTCCGGATAATCAGATATGGGGTGGCAATCCCGCTAAATTTATTAAAAATGTGTAG
- a CDS encoding glycosyltransferase family 2 protein → MKTVAAILTVFNRKEKTLECLEKLYNQQIPEAYELETFMVDDGCTDGTPDAVAENFPMVKIIKGSGDLFWNRGMHLGWKAAVTHKKYDFYLWLNDDTFLFEGALNTMLKNSESKGNTAIICGTTQNTDGTKLSYGGSLPGKGILEPSNQLRECSYMNGNFVLVPEYVYNKIGLIDPVFRHSMGDLDYGLRAKKKGIKIFVASQIIGVCDNHETQPKWCLPETPIIKRYKSLYSPLANSHPYYFYIYELRHYGIFIATKHFFSIHLRATFPKLWKI, encoded by the coding sequence ATGAAAACTGTAGCGGCTATACTAACTGTATTTAATAGAAAAGAGAAAACGCTTGAATGCCTAGAAAAGCTTTATAATCAGCAAATACCTGAGGCTTATGAGTTGGAAACCTTTATGGTGGATGATGGTTGTACCGATGGAACACCTGATGCAGTAGCTGAAAATTTTCCAATGGTAAAAATAATAAAAGGTTCTGGAGATTTGTTTTGGAACCGAGGTATGCATTTGGGTTGGAAAGCTGCAGTAACACATAAGAAATATGACTTTTATTTATGGTTAAATGATGATACCTTTCTTTTTGAAGGAGCATTGAATACAATGCTCAAGAATTCAGAAAGTAAAGGGAACACTGCTATTATATGTGGAACTACTCAAAATACTGATGGTACAAAATTAAGCTATGGAGGAAGTTTGCCAGGTAAAGGTATATTAGAGCCTTCAAATCAGCTAAGGGAATGCAGTTATATGAATGGTAACTTTGTTTTAGTGCCTGAATATGTATATAATAAGATAGGTTTAATTGATCCTGTATTCAGGCACAGTATGGGAGATCTGGATTACGGACTGAGGGCAAAAAAGAAGGGAATCAAAATTTTTGTCGCCTCACAAATCATTGGTGTTTGCGATAATCATGAAACACAACCAAAGTGGTGTCTGCCAGAGACCCCAATAATAAAAAGGTACAAATCCTTATATTCCCCGTTAGCCAATAGTCATCCTTATTATTTTTATATATATGAGCTAAGGCATTACGGCATTTTTATAGCTACCAAACATTTTTTTTCAATTCATCTCAGAGCTACATTCCCTAAATTATGGAAAATATAA
- a CDS encoding glycosyltransferase, which translates to MLKPKALIFFQYLPPWRIDVFNEMAKFYDLTIAFTDADLDGFKYNREELLSKLDRNIKTIFLYKGLRIGKRPIRTGVFKIIKVLKPKVIFSHEYSATSIMVARFKNKYNYQLVITTSDNLSIAKSVSGLKSYFRNYVLLRSNSVVVYSNRVKKWYKENFPYLNVEVCPNIQNPQSLLKYRREFPKLIKRYKEQFNLFNKKLILYSGRLEHIKGLDLLLSSFSKSQNSDCILVLVGEGSKKDDLVAQTISLGIKDKVIFPGFYSGVKLYTWYEMAQFYVLPSRFEPFGAVINEALIFGTPVMASKYIGAIDFVTDQNGKLFDPLSEMEFVNVLDYFIENSGNFRSDNNSNLMPVSFQDYVEVFKKFAK; encoded by the coding sequence ATGTTAAAACCAAAAGCGCTTATTTTTTTTCAATATCTTCCTCCTTGGCGTATTGATGTATTTAATGAAATGGCAAAATTTTATGATTTAACTATAGCTTTTACTGATGCCGATCTTGATGGGTTTAAATATAACAGGGAAGAGTTGCTAAGCAAATTGGATCGAAATATTAAGACCATATTTTTATATAAAGGCTTGAGGATCGGGAAGCGTCCAATTAGGACTGGGGTTTTTAAGATTATCAAAGTATTAAAGCCAAAAGTCATATTTTCTCACGAATATTCTGCTACTAGTATAATGGTGGCGAGATTTAAGAATAAGTATAATTACCAATTAGTTATTACAACTTCTGATAATCTAAGTATTGCTAAATCCGTTAGTGGGCTTAAGTCTTATTTTAGAAATTATGTTTTGCTTCGTTCCAATTCAGTAGTTGTATATAGTAATAGAGTAAAAAAATGGTACAAGGAAAACTTTCCTTATTTGAATGTGGAAGTTTGTCCAAATATCCAAAACCCTCAAAGTTTATTAAAATATAGGCGTGAATTTCCTAAGTTAATAAAACGGTATAAAGAGCAGTTTAACTTATTTAATAAGAAACTAATATTATATTCTGGTCGCCTAGAGCATATTAAAGGGCTAGATTTACTATTATCTTCCTTTTCGAAATCTCAAAATAGTGACTGCATATTGGTGTTGGTAGGAGAAGGGAGTAAAAAAGATGATTTAGTAGCTCAGACCATTTCACTGGGTATTAAAGATAAAGTTATTTTTCCTGGTTTCTATTCTGGAGTAAAACTTTATACCTGGTATGAAATGGCGCAATTTTATGTATTGCCAAGCCGATTTGAACCTTTTGGTGCGGTTATAAATGAGGCGCTAATATTTGGGACTCCGGTTATGGCGAGTAAATATATTGGTGCCATTGATTTTGTAACAGATCAAAATGGAAAATTATTTGATCCTTTGAGTGAAATGGAATTCGTAAATGTACTTGATTATTTTATAGAAAATTCAGGGAATTTTAGAAGCGATAATAATTCCAATCTAATGCCAGTATCCTTTCAGGATTATGTAGAGGTGTTTAAAAAGTTTGCAAAATAA
- a CDS encoding acyltransferase — protein sequence MKIQYTNLPKGSSKYKFLIKWYLNLLRTWYFFNIKFPWVQYNGFVRVMKYTSFVKGNIKIGDRVQFGKYCSIATDVHFGDNILMAGRVSFVGRNDHYFEAASKYIWDGERINDGLTIVEDDVWIGHASTIIAGVTIGKGSIIAAGSVVNKSIPPCEIWGGVPAKKLRERFKNESDKSKHLRFLSQNSQEIEI from the coding sequence ATGAAAATACAATACACTAATTTACCAAAAGGATCAAGCAAATATAAATTCTTAATAAAATGGTATTTAAATTTGCTAAGAACTTGGTATTTTTTCAATATAAAATTTCCATGGGTTCAGTACAATGGTTTTGTGAGAGTTATGAAATACACTAGTTTCGTAAAGGGAAATATAAAAATTGGAGATAGGGTTCAATTCGGAAAATATTGTAGCATAGCAACTGATGTTCATTTCGGAGATAATATTTTAATGGCTGGAAGAGTTTCATTTGTGGGAAGAAATGATCATTATTTCGAAGCTGCGAGTAAATATATCTGGGATGGAGAAAGAATAAATGATGGATTGACAATCGTTGAAGATGATGTATGGATAGGGCATGCTTCCACCATCATAGCAGGCGTAACTATAGGAAAAGGTTCTATAATTGCAGCAGGTTCAGTCGTAAATAAAAGTATACCTCCATGTGAAATATGGGGAGGAGTCCCTGCTAAAAAACTTAGAGAAAGATTTAAAAATGAAAGTGATAAATCTAAGCATTTAAGATTTTTATCACAAAACTCTCAAGAAATTGAAATATGA
- a CDS encoding polysaccharide pyruvyl transferase family protein produces MKKIGIITISRTNNYGAELQAYSTQKKLRLIGYDAELIDYVYYKHKRHIESPASRPDINFQKSDRVKHFFLYRMVSPVVEDFGSLFIKKISLRKKNFHNFHRKNTKFSNEYRKYEDLKKAQLEYDVIVAGSDQIWNPSAGTSLAPYFLDFVPKSTKKISFASSFGVSKIDEEYYQLYKKYIDNLDAIAVREDDGVDLVKEIAGREAKRVLDPTLLMSKEEWMEVIVGNSCVAHLKANPYIIIYMLHESETLINIANYLKEKLGLKVIMLTKRAYSNKSYSGIEIIEYAGPAEYIELFMSASFVLTNSFHGTAFATNFNVPFFAILNPERKNNSRMINFLKMTRLEDRIVWEDIKEMSLLDKYFECNFIEANKILDAEKKSSVAFLKEHLG; encoded by the coding sequence ATGAAAAAAATTGGAATAATTACAATATCTCGAACAAATAATTATGGAGCCGAATTGCAGGCATATTCGACTCAAAAAAAATTGCGGCTAATAGGCTACGATGCAGAATTAATCGATTACGTTTACTATAAGCATAAAAGACATATAGAGTCTCCAGCTTCTCGCCCTGATATTAATTTTCAAAAAAGTGATAGAGTGAAACATTTTTTCTTGTATAGAATGGTGTCTCCTGTTGTAGAAGATTTCGGATCTCTATTTATTAAGAAGATTAGCCTGAGAAAAAAAAATTTTCACAATTTTCATAGAAAGAATACTAAATTTTCTAATGAATACAGAAAATACGAAGATTTGAAGAAAGCACAATTAGAATATGATGTGATAGTTGCTGGAAGTGACCAAATATGGAATCCTAGTGCAGGTACTTCTTTAGCACCTTATTTTTTAGATTTTGTGCCGAAGTCTACTAAGAAAATTTCATTCGCTTCGAGTTTTGGTGTTTCCAAAATAGATGAGGAGTATTATCAACTATATAAAAAATATATTGATAACCTTGATGCAATTGCTGTCAGAGAAGATGACGGGGTAGATTTAGTGAAGGAAATTGCAGGAAGAGAAGCTAAGAGGGTGTTAGACCCGACTTTGCTCATGTCTAAAGAAGAATGGATGGAAGTGATAGTTGGTAATAGCTGTGTTGCTCACTTAAAAGCAAATCCTTATATTATTATTTACATGCTGCATGAATCTGAAACGCTTATTAACATAGCTAATTACTTAAAAGAAAAGTTGGGTCTTAAAGTGATTATGCTAACCAAAAGGGCTTATTCTAATAAAAGTTATTCTGGTATAGAAATAATCGAGTATGCAGGGCCAGCAGAATATATCGAATTGTTTATGAGTGCAAGTTTTGTTTTAACAAATTCTTTTCACGGTACAGCTTTCGCTACTAATTTTAACGTTCCTTTTTTTGCAATTTTAAATCCAGAAAGAAAAAATAATTCTAGAATGATTAATTTTCTTAAAATGACTCGGTTGGAAGATAGAATAGTCTGGGAAGATATTAAAGAGATGTCATTGTTAGATAAATATTTTGAGTGTAATTTTATCGAAGCCAATAAGATTCTTGATGCAGAAAAGAAATCATCAGTGGCATTTTTAAAAGAACATTTAGGATAG
- a CDS encoding nitroreductase family protein gives MGFRSFVKKYLFFSIYIIAFVEFIYAYFKFVIYSGIFKYPITRNKLLGRIVEGYHSVERSLALPNVRLGFAQKHIAELVELNSLYFEKYGLDTSQIIHSIEVVNEYQHYHKKFNYSIDDDLDKKIELLKEKTGVTNHSLQITTNAQNYFENQNAPFKAFSFSRKSVRKYKNKIIPREDLNEAFLIAQNAPSACNRQGARIHLIEDKELIQNILSIHVGTGGFKNTIHKLIVLTEDMEISNGVFEKNQVYIDGGIFLMNLLYALHYKGIAACPLNNSFSIKQDRKIRKLLKIKESECFIAFVSLGYPEEDLVVTTSKKRDLSEIVNFH, from the coding sequence ATGGGGTTTCGATCTTTTGTTAAGAAATATTTATTTTTTTCTATATATATAATTGCTTTTGTTGAATTCATATACGCTTATTTTAAATTTGTTATTTATTCTGGTATTTTTAAATACCCTATAACCAGAAACAAATTGTTAGGACGTATAGTTGAGGGTTACCATTCAGTTGAAAGATCATTGGCTCTGCCTAATGTTAGACTAGGATTTGCTCAAAAACATATTGCGGAATTAGTAGAGTTAAATAGCTTATATTTTGAGAAATATGGTCTTGATACAAGTCAGATTATCCATAGCATAGAAGTGGTGAATGAGTATCAGCATTATCATAAAAAATTTAATTATTCGATTGATGATGATCTGGATAAAAAAATAGAATTATTAAAAGAAAAGACGGGTGTAACAAATCATTCTTTACAGATTACGACTAACGCCCAAAATTATTTTGAAAATCAGAATGCGCCTTTTAAAGCTTTCTCTTTTTCCAGAAAAAGCGTTAGAAAATATAAAAATAAAATTATTCCTCGAGAAGATTTAAACGAAGCTTTTTTAATAGCTCAAAATGCGCCGTCGGCTTGCAACCGTCAGGGTGCTAGGATTCATTTAATAGAAGATAAAGAATTAATTCAAAACATTTTATCTATACATGTTGGTACTGGCGGATTTAAAAACACAATACATAAATTAATTGTCTTAACAGAGGATATGGAAATATCGAATGGTGTTTTTGAAAAAAATCAGGTTTATATAGATGGCGGTATATTTTTAATGAATTTATTATATGCTTTACACTATAAAGGGATCGCGGCCTGTCCTTTAAATAATAGTTTCTCTATAAAACAGGATCGTAAAATTCGAAAATTGTTAAAGATAAAGGAATCAGAATGTTTTATAGCGTTTGTTTCTCTAGGCTATCCTGAGGAAGATTTAGTTGTTACAACCTCTAAGAAAAGGGATCTTTCTGAAATAGTTAATTTTCACTAA
- a CDS encoding glycosyltransferase family 4 protein, giving the protein MLKILINSYACSPHTGSEPGMGWNWCANLAKYCEVHVITEGEFKDYIEDALKTLPQASNMHFYYNPVSEEIRKMCWNQGDWRFYKHYRLWQKKTLEIARAVVEKENIDIVHQLNMIGFREPGYLWKLENVPIVWGPVDAKESFPESFLNQADYKTRLFTKLKNRITKFQLKHSARVKRLAEKASLVIAASSNSQDSFKKFLNIDAKLINETGCYIKEETLNERSSHECLNLLWVGKFDFRKQLNLAIKTLAELSNKNVRLHIVGDGNMLKFKELAQSLEVESLCVWYGLVSHSKVQELMKTSDLLFFTSVAEGTPHVVLEAISNHLPIICFNTCGQGDIVNNEIGFKVPLSNPEKATQDFSNIINSAIRERDKLFSLSQNCKDYKFKLSWDYKSREVVSLYKSLTKSF; this is encoded by the coding sequence ATGCTAAAAATTTTAATTAATTCGTATGCCTGTTCTCCCCATACAGGAAGCGAGCCAGGAATGGGTTGGAATTGGTGTGCTAATTTGGCTAAATACTGCGAAGTGCATGTAATTACTGAAGGAGAATTTAAGGATTATATAGAGGATGCCTTAAAAACCTTGCCTCAGGCATCCAATATGCATTTTTATTATAATCCAGTGTCAGAAGAGATTCGAAAAATGTGCTGGAATCAAGGTGATTGGCGATTTTATAAGCACTATAGGCTATGGCAAAAAAAAACCTTAGAAATAGCTAGAGCGGTAGTAGAGAAGGAAAATATAGATATCGTTCATCAACTAAATATGATTGGATTTAGAGAACCAGGTTATCTTTGGAAACTTGAGAATGTACCTATTGTATGGGGGCCTGTTGATGCAAAAGAGTCTTTTCCTGAATCGTTCCTTAATCAAGCAGATTATAAAACGAGACTATTTACTAAATTAAAGAATAGAATTACTAAATTTCAATTAAAGCATTCAGCTAGGGTTAAAAGACTTGCAGAAAAGGCATCACTCGTAATAGCAGCTTCCTCTAATTCTCAAGATTCATTTAAAAAATTCCTAAATATTGATGCTAAGCTTATAAATGAGACTGGCTGCTATATCAAAGAAGAAACTTTAAATGAAAGATCAAGTCATGAGTGTCTTAATTTGCTATGGGTTGGGAAATTTGATTTTAGAAAGCAATTAAATTTGGCAATTAAAACTCTTGCCGAATTATCGAATAAAAATGTAAGATTGCATATAGTTGGCGATGGAAATATGCTGAAATTTAAAGAATTGGCTCAATCTTTAGAAGTTGAAAGCTTATGTGTTTGGTATGGATTAGTAAGTCATTCTAAAGTTCAAGAACTTATGAAAACTTCTGATTTGTTATTTTTTACTAGTGTAGCTGAAGGGACCCCTCACGTGGTGTTAGAAGCTATAAGTAATCATCTTCCAATTATATGTTTTAATACTTGTGGTCAGGGTGATATTGTAAATAATGAGATAGGTTTTAAGGTTCCATTGTCAAACCCTGAAAAAGCGACCCAAGACTTTTCCAACATTATTAATTCGGCTATACGAGAAAGAGATAAATTGTTTTCGTTATCACAAAATTGTAAGGATTACAAATTTAAACTATCATGGGATTATAAATCTAGAGAAGTTGTTAGTTTGTATAAATCTCTAACTAAATCTTTCTAA
- a CDS encoding WecB/TagA/CpsF family glycosyltransferase, with product MKKRLISIDISIKPYQEFIKDLTTLALNKNSSYTCVANVHMLVEAYNDRNFAAVVNNADMVTPDGMPLAKGLKQIYGIEQDRVAGMDLLPDLLSVSEKQNIHVLFYGGTQEMLDKTQEYCAENYPNLDIVGLISPPFRALSEEEEEDYAQLINESQAGFVFVALGCPKQEKWMASMRDKIRACMIGIGGALPVMIGLQKRAPVWMQKTSTEWLFRLSQEPKRLFKRYAYTNTLFVYLMIKEKFKRQNHTN from the coding sequence ATGAAAAAAAGACTTATCAGTATTGATATATCAATAAAACCTTATCAGGAATTTATTAAAGATTTAACCACACTCGCACTTAATAAAAATTCCAGCTATACTTGTGTAGCCAATGTTCATATGTTGGTCGAGGCTTATAATGATAGAAATTTTGCTGCAGTAGTAAATAATGCAGACATGGTTACGCCTGATGGTATGCCATTGGCAAAAGGCTTAAAGCAAATTTACGGCATAGAACAGGATCGTGTTGCAGGCATGGATTTATTACCAGATTTATTGAGTGTTTCCGAAAAACAAAACATACATGTACTTTTTTATGGAGGGACGCAGGAAATGCTGGATAAAACTCAAGAATACTGTGCTGAAAATTATCCCAATTTGGATATTGTAGGTTTAATAAGTCCGCCTTTTAGAGCCTTAAGCGAAGAAGAAGAAGAGGATTATGCGCAATTAATCAATGAAAGCCAGGCAGGTTTTGTTTTCGTCGCTCTAGGTTGTCCTAAACAGGAAAAATGGATGGCAAGTATGAGAGATAAGATTAGAGCCTGTATGATTGGTATAGGTGGTGCTCTTCCGGTAATGATTGGTTTACAAAAACGGGCGCCGGTATGGATGCAGAAAACGTCCACTGAGTGGTTGTTTAGATTATCTCAGGAGCCGAAGCGTTTGTTTAAGCGATATGCATATACTAATACTTTGTTTGTCTATTTAATGATAAAGGAAAAATTTAAAAGACAGAACCACACAAATTAA
- a CDS encoding undecaprenyl-phosphate glucose phosphotransferase, translated as MKRSSLIIPVSIVVHLIIINFTLFTLSFETYNDFVTIVYYNLSWLLITFVIDFYPTKRNERFFTNFHKVLGLFLIFSLAYFTNFTFRNLPISPIYHLKVLLVIFSTIMIYRYIFYYLRDIYRVEGGNFVSVVVIGRDRKLKKIRQIFDQPELGYRYRGYFDNNPSKSITYLGDIDQAFDFIRNHTVDEVYCMVSRLSSDQINELIAFCDNNLVKIKMVPDNKEIYTRAMDVELFGNVPILNLRKLPLDTDVARYTKRSFDIVFSSLVVLFVLSWLVPIIGICIKLESRGPVFFKQKRHGVNKQSFFCYKFRSMAVNKDADTKMMTKNDVRLTKIGKFIRKTSIDELPQFINVLLGDMSVVGPRPHMEAHTREYENSVDKYLVRHYAKPGITGLAQIKGYRGEVVVKSDIINRTRLDIFYVEKWSLLLDIKIIIKTVLNAINGEEKAY; from the coding sequence ATGAAGAGGTCTTCTTTAATTATACCTGTTTCAATTGTTGTCCATCTTATTATTATCAACTTCACGTTGTTTACTTTAAGTTTCGAAACATATAATGATTTTGTGACAATTGTTTACTATAATCTTAGTTGGTTGCTCATAACTTTTGTTATAGATTTTTATCCCACAAAAAGAAATGAACGATTTTTCACTAATTTTCACAAGGTATTGGGGTTATTTCTTATATTTTCTCTGGCTTATTTTACCAATTTTACATTTAGAAATCTTCCAATTTCTCCTATATATCATTTAAAAGTTTTATTGGTCATTTTTTCAACCATTATGATCTATCGTTATATCTTCTATTATTTAAGAGATATTTATCGAGTAGAAGGAGGGAATTTTGTAAGTGTTGTAGTTATTGGTAGAGATAGAAAATTGAAAAAGATACGTCAGATTTTCGATCAGCCCGAATTGGGATATCGATATAGGGGATATTTTGATAATAATCCCTCTAAAAGTATAACCTATTTAGGGGATATAGATCAGGCATTCGATTTTATCCGCAATCATACTGTAGATGAGGTTTATTGTATGGTGTCCCGGCTATCCTCCGATCAGATTAATGAACTTATTGCGTTTTGTGATAATAATCTGGTCAAAATTAAAATGGTGCCTGATAATAAAGAAATCTATACTCGTGCTATGGATGTTGAACTTTTTGGGAACGTACCTATTCTTAATTTAAGAAAGTTGCCTTTGGATACTGATGTGGCTCGATATACAAAGCGTAGTTTTGATATTGTTTTTTCATCTTTGGTTGTTTTATTTGTATTATCGTGGTTAGTACCAATTATAGGAATTTGCATAAAATTGGAATCCCGTGGTCCTGTTTTTTTTAAACAAAAGCGACATGGAGTAAATAAACAATCCTTTTTCTGTTATAAGTTTCGATCTATGGCTGTAAATAAGGACGCAGATACAAAAATGATGACCAAAAATGATGTTCGACTAACGAAAATAGGGAAGTTTATTAGAAAAACAAGTATAGACGAATTACCTCAATTTATTAATGTTTTATTGGGTGATATGAGCGTAGTTGGGCCAAGGCCGCATATGGAGGCTCATACTAGGGAGTATGAAAATTCTGTTGATAAATACCTGGTAAGACATTATGCTAAACCTGGGATTACAGGCTTAGCACAAATAAAAGGTTATCGTGGGGAGGTCGTAGTGAAGTCGGATATTATAAATCGTACCCGCTTAGATATATTTTATGTAGAAAAGTGGTCGCTATTATTAGATATAAAAATTATAATTAAAACTGTTCTAAATGCCATTAATGGCGAGGAGAAAGCTTATTGA
- a CDS encoding polysaccharide biosynthesis/export family protein, with amino-acid sequence MLKPKSVFYLFCLFLLSSCVSREEMVYFQNSDRLNELSSNPSIYDNLKIKPNDQLSITVSAEEMEAALPFNLPFVGNNIGSQNSEVRVNGTPSLQNYLVNADGEIQFPVLGTVKVAGLNRKELSKKLQREIEEYIQKPIVIVRISNFQVTVLGEVNKPGTFPVTDEYLSLPKALGLAGDLTIYGKRKNILVVRESKDGNKEHAYLDLTDSEIVNSPFYYLQQNDVVYVEPNGPQLQSASYNRNASVYISIASVLVSVAVLLTR; translated from the coding sequence ATGTTAAAACCTAAATCTGTTTTTTATCTGTTTTGTTTATTTTTATTGTCATCCTGTGTGTCGCGAGAAGAGATGGTTTATTTTCAAAACTCAGACCGTCTTAATGAGTTGTCTTCAAATCCATCTATATATGATAACTTAAAGATAAAGCCTAATGATCAGCTGAGTATTACCGTATCTGCCGAAGAAATGGAGGCAGCATTACCATTCAATCTTCCTTTTGTAGGCAATAACATAGGAAGTCAGAATTCAGAAGTGCGCGTAAATGGAACGCCGTCATTGCAAAATTATTTGGTAAATGCGGATGGTGAAATACAATTTCCTGTTTTAGGGACTGTAAAAGTAGCCGGTCTTAACAGAAAAGAATTATCGAAAAAGCTTCAGAGAGAAATTGAAGAATATATACAGAAGCCTATAGTAATTGTGAGAATTTCTAATTTTCAGGTGACCGTGTTGGGTGAGGTCAATAAACCAGGAACATTTCCTGTTACTGATGAATATCTTAGTTTGCCAAAGGCTTTAGGCCTTGCCGGAGATTTAACCATTTACGGTAAACGTAAAAATATTCTAGTTGTTAGAGAGTCGAAAGATGGTAATAAAGAGCATGCGTATTTGGATTTGACAGATTCTGAGATCGTCAATTCTCCTTTTTATTATTTACAACAAAACGATGTGGTATATGTAGAGCCTAATGGTCCTCAATTGCAATCTGCGAGTTATAACCGAAATGCATCCGTTTATATATCCATAGCTTCTGTTCTAGTTTCAGTAGCTGTATTGCTAACCCGATAA